In the genome of Magnolia sinica isolate HGM2019 chromosome 2, MsV1, whole genome shotgun sequence, one region contains:
- the LOC131231831 gene encoding pentatricopeptide repeat-containing protein At4g39952, mitochondrial-like encodes MLSSQNTKRILASSLQFSNLCHSSAKRSTHYILDLILSEPISTIQSLFQAHSLVITYGHSSNIFFAAKLISLYSSFNKPDFSTLIFNSIPLKDTFLWNSIIKSHFSNGSYGKSIEFYLRMCRSDAPPNHFTIPMVIAACAELPAIEVGRNVHGVSLKLNLFVGSPAVGSSFVYLYAKCGQMDNSCRVFEEMPVRDVVAWTALIIGCVQNDESVMGLNFLRDMHKDAEDGETKPNSRTMEGGLQACGNLVALSEGRCLHCYVVKTGIGTWRFVRSSLLSMYSKGGSVGEASLAFSELPDKDLISWTAIVGVHAKKGCIAECLGLFRTMEVSGIDPDGIVVSCLLMGFANFRSFSESKAFHGLIVKKNFKLDVSASNSLLSMYCKFECLDAAEKLFNRIHQKDSETWNCMIVGYGKMGLEAKCIEMFREMQFAGSESDSNSWITVISSCPQSVALCVGQSIHCHIIKSVIDEDVSVMNSLVGMYGRCGNLDLAQRIFYRMHRDTVTWNSLISAYTHSGRSSEALSLFNQMLLEDVEPNSATLVSALSACSNLAALNHGKWIHNYVKETGMEFDVSLATALVDMYAKCGQLEISREIFDAMPKRDVISWNVMIFGYGIHGNARDALETFQQMENSGMKPNEVTFLAVLSACSHAGLVVEGTKMFGRMIDYSITPTLKHYACMVDLLGRSGNVHKAEAMISTMPIAPDGGVWGALLSACSIHDEVEMGERIAKRALELDPENDGYYILISNMYSSVGRWEEAERVRRMMKRRGVRKRAGWSAMELGEEVHVFMVGDRSHPLSVEMYEMLEALSRQMEELGYAIESGFGVCHVE; translated from the coding sequence ATGCTCAGCTCCCAAAACACCAAACGAATCCTCGCTTCCTCTCTTCAATTCTCCAATCTCTGCCATTCATCAGCCAAACGGTCCACTCACTACATTCTCGATCTCATTCTCTCCgaacccatctcaaccatccaatcccTATTCCAGGCCCACTCCCTCGTCATAACCTATGGCCATTCCAGCAATATCTTCTTCGCAGCCAAGCTCATCTCTCTCTACTCTTCCTTCAACAAACCCGATTTCTCTACCCTCATTTTCAATTCAATCCCTCTAAAAGATACCTTCCTTTGGAATTCCATCATCAAATCTCATTTCTCCAATGGCAGTTATGGGAAATCTATTGAATTCTATCTCCGGATGTGCAGGTCCGACGCCCCGCCTAACCATTTCACTATCCCCATGGTCATTGCCGCCTGCGCCGAACTACCTGCTATCGAAGTCGGTAGAAATGTTCATGGGGTTTCTCTAAAGTTGAATTTGTTTGTGGGTAGTCCGGCGGTCGGCTCATCTTTTGTGTATTTGTATGCAAAATGTGGTCAAATGGATAATTCCTGCAGGGTGTTTGAGGAAATGCCTGTGAGAGATGTTGTTGCTTGGACTGCTCTTATAATTGGTTGCGTGCAGAATGATGAGAGTGTGATGGGTTTGAATTTTCTTCGAGATATGCACAAGGATGCAGAAGATGGAGAGACGAAGCCGAATTCTCGGACGATGGAAGGCGGTTTACAGGCTTGCGGAAATTTAGTGGCTTTGTCAGAAGGCAGATGCTTACATTGTTATGTGGTAAAAACTGGAATTGGGACTTGGCGCTTTGTTCGATCGTCGCTGTTATCAATGTATTCCAAGGGCGGGAGTGTTGGAGAAGCTTCCCTTGCTTTTAGTGAATTGCCTGATAAAGATCTCATCTCATGGACTGCGATTGTGGGAGTTCATGCGAAAAAAGGGTGCATTGCAGAATGCTTAGGGTTGTTTCGAACAATGGAGGTTTCAGGAATTGATCCTGATGGAATCGTTGTCAGCTGTTTGCTCATGGGTTTTGCAAATTTCAGGAGTTTTAGTGAAAGCAAGGCCTTTCATGGGCTGATTGTGAAGAAGAATTTCAAATTAGATGTTTCGGCTAGTAATTCTCTGTTGTCAATGTATTGTAAGTTTGAATGCCTGGATGCTGCCGAGAAGCTCTTCAATAGAATTCACCAAAAAGACTCAGAGACTTGGAATTGTATGATTGTCGGATATGGGAAGATGGGGTTGGAAGCCAAATGCATTGAAATGTTTAGAGAGATGCAGTTTGCGggttcagaatctgattcaaacagTTGGATCACTGTGATTTCTTCATGTCCACAGTCAGTAGCCTTATGTGTAGGTCAGTCCATCCATTGTCACATAATCAAATCTGTCATTGATGAAGATGTTTCAGTTATGAATTCGCTTGTGGGTATGTATGGAAGATGTGGAAACCTAGATCTTGCACAGAGGATATTCTATAGGATGCATAGAGACACTGTGACATGGAATTCTTTGATCTCAGCTTACACTCACAGCGGGCGTTCTAGTGAAGCTTTATCACTCTTTAATCAAATGCTTTTGGAAGATGTGGAACCTAACTCGGCGACTTTAGTGAGCGCTCTTTCAGCTTGCTCTAATCTGGCAGCTCTAAACCATGGAAAATGGATACATAATTACGTCAAAGAAACTGGAATGGAATTTGATGTATCTCTTGCCACCGCATTAGTTGATATGTATGCAAAATGTGGCCAGCTTGAAATATCGAGGGAGATCTTTGATGCCATGCCCAAAAGAGATGTCATCTCATGGAATgtgatgatctttggatatggaaTTCATGGAAATGCCAGAGATGCTCTGGAGACTTTCCAACAAATGGAGAACTCGGGCATGAAACCAAATGAGGTCACTTTCCTTGCTGTTCTCTCAGCGTGTAGTCATGCGGGCCTGGTCGTAGAAGGAACAAAAATGTTTGGTAGAATGATAGACTATTCCATTACTCCCACATTGAAGCACTATGCCTGTATGGTGGACCTCCTTGGCCGGTCTGGGAATGTCCACAAAGCCGAAGCTATGATTAGCACGATGCCAATTGCTCCTGATGGAGGTGTTTGGGGAGCCTTGCTCAGCGCTTGTAGCATTCATGATGAAGTGGAGATGGGGGAGCGAATCGCAAAACGAGCTCTTGAGTTGGACCCAGAAAATGATGGGTATTATATACTGATATCCAACATGTATAGTTCTGTTGGTAGGTGGGAAGAGGCAGAGAGGGTGAGGAGAATGATGAAGAGAAGGGGAGTGAGAAAGAGAGCTGGTTGGAGTGCAATGGAGCTTGGTGAGGAAGTTCATGTATTCATGGTGGGAGATAGGTCCCATCCACTATCTGTAGAAATGTATGAAATGTTGGAAGCTTTGTCCCGGCAAATGGAGGAATTGGGTTATGCTATTGAAAGCGGTTTTGGGGTCTGCCATGTTGAATAG